One window from the genome of Alnus glutinosa chromosome 13, dhAlnGlut1.1, whole genome shotgun sequence encodes:
- the LOC133854286 gene encoding protein CYCLOPS-like isoform X1, which produces MVRNGNQGSFTDDSFVKPESSQRNFNQGQTVPRIEGEKSFLEMDDLYRNSSEEMFLKYFMETSNGMPAPSMEMLGFKNLSHNFRHADSEELFRSWLTNGENNSNNSPSIVQRTRQVSRRLSTELASLSSQQHAGMLQKKRSNDNLHPQNNSVADNIFGDLHQQSISFVRNSVEKGLQTTDLYLAKAWFHSSQPMTRSRSSELRRRYTAMQSAQTTLDMEVMQNASGNGVNTMKQEFVNSNCFNELSMSKIPNQWDTFMSPSNSSSSTLYTPQMTDIDKVSSVVSMLKGTLERKKLSNQIEKEAVVDGSNGIYHGHEFVVNCSFDQGQNNHLHEMPITFQEASHVQVNDHGISQTVEESIDLDLEGFVNATKPVQLSRASQEPSQSESSAAAPVVSSGFDACDGPSNSSQTLSICESSRKQVGNRSPENGTRAKEIRERIIDTLKEDRKRGSLVRYGSVTSAVSVDKGDSTKKRRVERSRKMAEAKERNLTPAIPSDMQSVLKRCENLEKEVRSLKLNLSFMNRKDSEQTKQIEELQKQNEELADEKERMLEEIERIVSESGKMF; this is translated from the exons ATGGTCAGGAATGGAAACCAGGGAAGCTTCACGGATGATTCTTTTGTAAAACCGGAAAGTAGTCAGAGGAATTTTAATCAGGGTCAGACAGTTCCGAGGATTGAAGGGGAAAAGAGTTTTCTGGAGATGGATGACCTGTATAGGAACTCCAGCGAGGAGATGTTTCTAAAATATTTCATGGAGACTTCAAATGGGATGCCAGCGCCAAGCATGGAGATGTTGGGTTTTAAGAACCTTTCACACAACTTTCGACATGCAGATAGTGAGGAGCTCTTCAGAAGTTGGCTCACAAATGGAGAG AACAATTCCAACAACTCACCAAGCATAGTACAGCGCACTCGACAAGTATCAAGGAG GTTATCCACTGAACTTGCCAGTTTGTCTAGTCAGCAACATGCGGGTATGCTACAAAAGAAGAGAAGCAATGATAATTTACATCCTCAAAATAATTCTGTGGCTGATAATATCTTTGGAGACCTCCATCAACAATCAATCAG TTTTGTCAGGAATTCTGTTGAAAAAGGATTGCAGACTACAGATTTATATTTGGCCAag GCTTGGTTTCATAGTTCTCAACCCATGACAAGAAGCCGATCCTCTGAGTTGCG AAGAAGGTACACTGCTATGCAGAGCGCTCAAACAACACTAGATATGGAGGTTATGCAAAATGCTTCTGGGAATGGCGTCAATAcaatgaaacaagaatttgtGAATTCGAATTGCTTCAATGAACTTTCTATGTCTAAGATTCCAAACCAATGGGACACATTCATGTCTCCTTCAAATTCATCCTCATCTACTCTCTATACTCCACAAATGACTGATATAGATAAAGTTTCTTCTGTTGTGAGCATGCTGAAGGGTACATTAGAACGCAAGAAGCTTAGCAACCAGATTGAAAAAGAAGCTGTTGTGGATGGCTCTAATGGGATTTATCATGGTCATGAATTTGTAGTCAACTGTAGCTTTGATCAAGGGCAAAATAATCATTTACATGAAATGCCAATAACTTTTCAAGAAGCATCCCATGTCCAAGTTAATGATCATGGGATTTCACAGACAGTTGAAGAATCCATAGATCTTGACTTGGAAGGTTTTGTAAATGCCACAAAACCAGTCCAGCTGAGTAGAGCTTCTCAAGAACCTTCCCAAAGTGAATCTTCTGCTGCTGCACCAGTAGTTTCATCAGGGTTTGATGCATGTGATGGTCCCAGCAATTCAAGTCAAACTCTAAGCATTTGTGAGAGCTCAAGGAAACAAGTTGGAAATAGGAGTCCAGAAAATGGCACTAGGGCCAAAG AAATCAGAGAGCGGATAATTGACACTTTGAAAGAAGATCGAAAG AGGGGAAGTCTAGTCCGATATGGATCTGTGACATCAGCGGTTTCAG TGGACAAGGGGGATTCCACAAAAAAGCGTAGGGTGGAGCGGTCACGAAA AATGGCAGAGGCAAAGGAAAGGAATTTGACACCAGCAATTCCATCAGATATGCAATCCGTCTTGAAGCGTTGTGAAAACCTTGAGAAGGAAGTGCGGTCACTCAAACTTAACTTGTCCTTCATGAATAG GAAGGATTCAGAGCAAACCAAACAGATAGAAGAGCTCCAGAAGCAGAATGAGGAGTTGGCGGATGAAAAAGAGCGGATGCtagaagagatagagaggatcGTTTCAGAAAGTGGCAAGATgttttaa
- the LOC133854286 gene encoding protein CYCLOPS-like isoform X4, giving the protein MVRNGNQGSFTDDSFVKPESSQRNFNQGQTVPRIEGEKSFLEMDDLYRNSSEEMFLKYFMETSNGMPAPSMEMLGFKNLSHNFRHADSEELFRSWLTNGENNSNNSPSIVQRTRQVSRRLSTELASLSSQQHAGMLQKKRSNDNLHPQNNSVADNIFGDLHQQSISFVRNSVEKGLQTTDLYLAKAWFHSSQPMTRSRSSELRRRYTAMQSAQTTLDMEVMQNASGNGVNTMKQEFVNSNCFNELSMSKIPNQWDTFMSPSNSSSSTLYTPQMTDIDKVSSVVSMLKGTLERKKLSNQIEKEAVVDGSNGIYHGHEFVVNCSFDQGQNNHLHEMPITFQEASHVQVNDHGISQTVEESIDLDLEGFVNATKPVQLSRASQEPSQSESSAAAPVVSSGFDACDGPSNSSQTLSICESSRKQVGNRSPENGTRAKEIRERIIDTLKEDRKRGSLVRYGSVTSAVSVISSLTN; this is encoded by the exons ATGGTCAGGAATGGAAACCAGGGAAGCTTCACGGATGATTCTTTTGTAAAACCGGAAAGTAGTCAGAGGAATTTTAATCAGGGTCAGACAGTTCCGAGGATTGAAGGGGAAAAGAGTTTTCTGGAGATGGATGACCTGTATAGGAACTCCAGCGAGGAGATGTTTCTAAAATATTTCATGGAGACTTCAAATGGGATGCCAGCGCCAAGCATGGAGATGTTGGGTTTTAAGAACCTTTCACACAACTTTCGACATGCAGATAGTGAGGAGCTCTTCAGAAGTTGGCTCACAAATGGAGAG AACAATTCCAACAACTCACCAAGCATAGTACAGCGCACTCGACAAGTATCAAGGAG GTTATCCACTGAACTTGCCAGTTTGTCTAGTCAGCAACATGCGGGTATGCTACAAAAGAAGAGAAGCAATGATAATTTACATCCTCAAAATAATTCTGTGGCTGATAATATCTTTGGAGACCTCCATCAACAATCAATCAG TTTTGTCAGGAATTCTGTTGAAAAAGGATTGCAGACTACAGATTTATATTTGGCCAag GCTTGGTTTCATAGTTCTCAACCCATGACAAGAAGCCGATCCTCTGAGTTGCG AAGAAGGTACACTGCTATGCAGAGCGCTCAAACAACACTAGATATGGAGGTTATGCAAAATGCTTCTGGGAATGGCGTCAATAcaatgaaacaagaatttgtGAATTCGAATTGCTTCAATGAACTTTCTATGTCTAAGATTCCAAACCAATGGGACACATTCATGTCTCCTTCAAATTCATCCTCATCTACTCTCTATACTCCACAAATGACTGATATAGATAAAGTTTCTTCTGTTGTGAGCATGCTGAAGGGTACATTAGAACGCAAGAAGCTTAGCAACCAGATTGAAAAAGAAGCTGTTGTGGATGGCTCTAATGGGATTTATCATGGTCATGAATTTGTAGTCAACTGTAGCTTTGATCAAGGGCAAAATAATCATTTACATGAAATGCCAATAACTTTTCAAGAAGCATCCCATGTCCAAGTTAATGATCATGGGATTTCACAGACAGTTGAAGAATCCATAGATCTTGACTTGGAAGGTTTTGTAAATGCCACAAAACCAGTCCAGCTGAGTAGAGCTTCTCAAGAACCTTCCCAAAGTGAATCTTCTGCTGCTGCACCAGTAGTTTCATCAGGGTTTGATGCATGTGATGGTCCCAGCAATTCAAGTCAAACTCTAAGCATTTGTGAGAGCTCAAGGAAACAAGTTGGAAATAGGAGTCCAGAAAATGGCACTAGGGCCAAAG AAATCAGAGAGCGGATAATTGACACTTTGAAAGAAGATCGAAAG AGGGGAAGTCTAGTCCGATATGGATCTGTGACATCAGCGGTTTCAG TCATATCATCTCTAACGAACTAA
- the LOC133854286 gene encoding protein CYCLOPS-like isoform X2, producing the protein MVRNGNQGSFTDDSFVKPESSQRNFNQGQTVPRIEGEKSFLEMDDLYRNSSEEMFLKYFMETSNGMPAPSMEMLGFKNLSHNFRHADSEELFRSWLTNGENNSNNSPSIVQRTRQVSRRLSTELASLSSQQHAGMLQKKRSNDNLHPQNNSVADNIFGDLHQQSIRNSVEKGLQTTDLYLAKAWFHSSQPMTRSRSSELRRRYTAMQSAQTTLDMEVMQNASGNGVNTMKQEFVNSNCFNELSMSKIPNQWDTFMSPSNSSSSTLYTPQMTDIDKVSSVVSMLKGTLERKKLSNQIEKEAVVDGSNGIYHGHEFVVNCSFDQGQNNHLHEMPITFQEASHVQVNDHGISQTVEESIDLDLEGFVNATKPVQLSRASQEPSQSESSAAAPVVSSGFDACDGPSNSSQTLSICESSRKQVGNRSPENGTRAKEIRERIIDTLKEDRKRGSLVRYGSVTSAVSVDKGDSTKKRRVERSRKMAEAKERNLTPAIPSDMQSVLKRCENLEKEVRSLKLNLSFMNRKDSEQTKQIEELQKQNEELADEKERMLEEIERIVSESGKMF; encoded by the exons ATGGTCAGGAATGGAAACCAGGGAAGCTTCACGGATGATTCTTTTGTAAAACCGGAAAGTAGTCAGAGGAATTTTAATCAGGGTCAGACAGTTCCGAGGATTGAAGGGGAAAAGAGTTTTCTGGAGATGGATGACCTGTATAGGAACTCCAGCGAGGAGATGTTTCTAAAATATTTCATGGAGACTTCAAATGGGATGCCAGCGCCAAGCATGGAGATGTTGGGTTTTAAGAACCTTTCACACAACTTTCGACATGCAGATAGTGAGGAGCTCTTCAGAAGTTGGCTCACAAATGGAGAG AACAATTCCAACAACTCACCAAGCATAGTACAGCGCACTCGACAAGTATCAAGGAG GTTATCCACTGAACTTGCCAGTTTGTCTAGTCAGCAACATGCGGGTATGCTACAAAAGAAGAGAAGCAATGATAATTTACATCCTCAAAATAATTCTGTGGCTGATAATATCTTTGGAGACCTCCATCAACAATCAATCAG GAATTCTGTTGAAAAAGGATTGCAGACTACAGATTTATATTTGGCCAag GCTTGGTTTCATAGTTCTCAACCCATGACAAGAAGCCGATCCTCTGAGTTGCG AAGAAGGTACACTGCTATGCAGAGCGCTCAAACAACACTAGATATGGAGGTTATGCAAAATGCTTCTGGGAATGGCGTCAATAcaatgaaacaagaatttgtGAATTCGAATTGCTTCAATGAACTTTCTATGTCTAAGATTCCAAACCAATGGGACACATTCATGTCTCCTTCAAATTCATCCTCATCTACTCTCTATACTCCACAAATGACTGATATAGATAAAGTTTCTTCTGTTGTGAGCATGCTGAAGGGTACATTAGAACGCAAGAAGCTTAGCAACCAGATTGAAAAAGAAGCTGTTGTGGATGGCTCTAATGGGATTTATCATGGTCATGAATTTGTAGTCAACTGTAGCTTTGATCAAGGGCAAAATAATCATTTACATGAAATGCCAATAACTTTTCAAGAAGCATCCCATGTCCAAGTTAATGATCATGGGATTTCACAGACAGTTGAAGAATCCATAGATCTTGACTTGGAAGGTTTTGTAAATGCCACAAAACCAGTCCAGCTGAGTAGAGCTTCTCAAGAACCTTCCCAAAGTGAATCTTCTGCTGCTGCACCAGTAGTTTCATCAGGGTTTGATGCATGTGATGGTCCCAGCAATTCAAGTCAAACTCTAAGCATTTGTGAGAGCTCAAGGAAACAAGTTGGAAATAGGAGTCCAGAAAATGGCACTAGGGCCAAAG AAATCAGAGAGCGGATAATTGACACTTTGAAAGAAGATCGAAAG AGGGGAAGTCTAGTCCGATATGGATCTGTGACATCAGCGGTTTCAG TGGACAAGGGGGATTCCACAAAAAAGCGTAGGGTGGAGCGGTCACGAAA AATGGCAGAGGCAAAGGAAAGGAATTTGACACCAGCAATTCCATCAGATATGCAATCCGTCTTGAAGCGTTGTGAAAACCTTGAGAAGGAAGTGCGGTCACTCAAACTTAACTTGTCCTTCATGAATAG GAAGGATTCAGAGCAAACCAAACAGATAGAAGAGCTCCAGAAGCAGAATGAGGAGTTGGCGGATGAAAAAGAGCGGATGCtagaagagatagagaggatcGTTTCAGAAAGTGGCAAGATgttttaa
- the LOC133854286 gene encoding protein CYCLOPS-like isoform X3 gives MVRNGNQGSFTDDSFVKPESSQRNFNQGQTVPRIEGEKSFLEMDDLYRNSSEEMFLKYFMETSNGMPAPSMEMLGFKNLSHNFRHADSEELFRSWLTNGENNSNNSPSIVQRTRQVSRRLSTELASLSSQQHAGMLQKKRSNDNLHPQNNSVADNIFGDLHQQSISFVRNSVEKGLQTTDLYLAKAWFHSSQPMTRSRSSELRRRYTAMQSAQTTLDMEVMQNASGNGVNTMKQEFVNSNCFNELSMSKIPNQWDTFMSPSNSSSSTLYTPQMTDIDKVSSVVSMLKGTLERKKLSNQIEKEAVVDGSNGIYHGHEFVVNCSFDQGQNNHLHEMPITFQEASHVQVNDHGISQTVEESIDLDLEGFVNATKPVQLSRASQEPSQSESSAAAPVVSSGFDACDGPSNSSQTLSICESSRKQVGNRSPENGTRAKEIRERIIDTLKEDRKRGSLVRYGSVTSAVSVDKGDSTKKRRVERSRKMAEAKERNLTPAIPSDMQSVLKRCENLEKEVRSLKLNLSFMNRSGHISPINWKPTTGRIQSKPNR, from the exons ATGGTCAGGAATGGAAACCAGGGAAGCTTCACGGATGATTCTTTTGTAAAACCGGAAAGTAGTCAGAGGAATTTTAATCAGGGTCAGACAGTTCCGAGGATTGAAGGGGAAAAGAGTTTTCTGGAGATGGATGACCTGTATAGGAACTCCAGCGAGGAGATGTTTCTAAAATATTTCATGGAGACTTCAAATGGGATGCCAGCGCCAAGCATGGAGATGTTGGGTTTTAAGAACCTTTCACACAACTTTCGACATGCAGATAGTGAGGAGCTCTTCAGAAGTTGGCTCACAAATGGAGAG AACAATTCCAACAACTCACCAAGCATAGTACAGCGCACTCGACAAGTATCAAGGAG GTTATCCACTGAACTTGCCAGTTTGTCTAGTCAGCAACATGCGGGTATGCTACAAAAGAAGAGAAGCAATGATAATTTACATCCTCAAAATAATTCTGTGGCTGATAATATCTTTGGAGACCTCCATCAACAATCAATCAG TTTTGTCAGGAATTCTGTTGAAAAAGGATTGCAGACTACAGATTTATATTTGGCCAag GCTTGGTTTCATAGTTCTCAACCCATGACAAGAAGCCGATCCTCTGAGTTGCG AAGAAGGTACACTGCTATGCAGAGCGCTCAAACAACACTAGATATGGAGGTTATGCAAAATGCTTCTGGGAATGGCGTCAATAcaatgaaacaagaatttgtGAATTCGAATTGCTTCAATGAACTTTCTATGTCTAAGATTCCAAACCAATGGGACACATTCATGTCTCCTTCAAATTCATCCTCATCTACTCTCTATACTCCACAAATGACTGATATAGATAAAGTTTCTTCTGTTGTGAGCATGCTGAAGGGTACATTAGAACGCAAGAAGCTTAGCAACCAGATTGAAAAAGAAGCTGTTGTGGATGGCTCTAATGGGATTTATCATGGTCATGAATTTGTAGTCAACTGTAGCTTTGATCAAGGGCAAAATAATCATTTACATGAAATGCCAATAACTTTTCAAGAAGCATCCCATGTCCAAGTTAATGATCATGGGATTTCACAGACAGTTGAAGAATCCATAGATCTTGACTTGGAAGGTTTTGTAAATGCCACAAAACCAGTCCAGCTGAGTAGAGCTTCTCAAGAACCTTCCCAAAGTGAATCTTCTGCTGCTGCACCAGTAGTTTCATCAGGGTTTGATGCATGTGATGGTCCCAGCAATTCAAGTCAAACTCTAAGCATTTGTGAGAGCTCAAGGAAACAAGTTGGAAATAGGAGTCCAGAAAATGGCACTAGGGCCAAAG AAATCAGAGAGCGGATAATTGACACTTTGAAAGAAGATCGAAAG AGGGGAAGTCTAGTCCGATATGGATCTGTGACATCAGCGGTTTCAG TGGACAAGGGGGATTCCACAAAAAAGCGTAGGGTGGAGCGGTCACGAAA AATGGCAGAGGCAAAGGAAAGGAATTTGACACCAGCAATTCCATCAGATATGCAATCCGTCTTGAAGCGTTGTGAAAACCTTGAGAAGGAAGTGCGGTCACTCAAACTTAACTTGTCCTTCATGAATAG GTCAGGCCATATTTCACCAATCAATTGGAAGCCCACAACTG GAAGGATTCAGAGCAAACCAAACAGATAG